gaaaaaatattcatatgtgACAATATGTATTCTAAAAGACCATATGTATCCAATTCATTCAACATTTATACAGCATGCAAGAGAATCTTAAAAAAGGAGTCTtaggctccgaatggtaacaGAAGGATGAACGGTTCGGGATGAATGAATTAGATACTGCGGTATGGGCAAAGCGCGGTTTTATTAACTGAAGAATACTAGcggttattaaaaataaaaacggtACATAATAAAATGTGAATGGTAACAAAAGCGAAATGCAGTACATAAACAATAGTAGAAtggtaaaaatattataagcgGTGCGGAatacaaattaaaatcaaatatattaataaaacaaaatataattattactaataaatatataaaatttaaatttctctTATGACACAATATAGACAAAGATACTATAAAATTTTTGAGTTTACCTACAacatatttgtaatattatctCTTATCTGAGCCATATATTCTCCATCTACTGCATTTGTAGATTTGATATTTTTGTGTCATCTAATTCGTTATCTGAGTTTGTATTATTTGTTCTCGTCTCTATCAATAATtcaacaaaatctaaaattatgTAGCCCCATTGTACATTAATTTACTAAATATATTCTAGACAACtacattttttcttaaattatttaatataaataattaagtttgatatatattagtttatattttgtatattacaTAGCTATTATAGTTCTAAAATGACATTTTctgtttataaattaaaattatattgatacatattttaaacttaattatttatatttaatgaattaaagaaattgaaatgaaaaaaaaaacaaagctcaCCAACACATCAAACCGCACCAACTTATCTTCTTATGCGTTTCATGTGCGGGTCGTCGACCACACTTCCaattctattttcttttcttttttaattacaaaCCACACTATGTGTTTTGTGTGTATGTTTAGGGTGAATggttacataaataaaaatatacatgcgTTTACTTGTATCCGTTACCAAACATTCATAACTTTTTGGGCCATAACTGATGATTGGTCCATCCTCTGTCATTAGTCAGAAGGTATTTCAAACTCAGATCAGACAGTGTAGTACGCTTTCGGACTAGTCCATTATGTAGCACTAATTACCTTCCTCCCGGAACCGACCAGATTAGCCGAtagagtttataaaaaaaaacattcataaccTTAAAGGATGCAATTTTGGATTAACGGTCAACTGGTCACACTAGTAATTAAGCAGGTTATAAATAACCGTATTggatagaaaataaaaataaataaaattattgaatataaaaggaaaagagaatGAGGAGTCAAGTCAAAACATCACATCATTTTACACAAAGCATACAACTGTCTTGTCTTGTCAAATCATTTGCGTCTACACAAAATCTTActacattgaaaaaaaaaaagaagaagacaaaaatcTTACTCCCATACATATTTACTAATACACAAACATAGACATGCACATACGTGGTCCTTAACTACTATACTATtaactttagaaaaaaaattagtgtaaaAGTTAAAGCCATGAACTTTAGAGTTCTTTTTTGGGTAAAATTAGAGCCTTTTTTACCCAAGTTTTTCAACGTAGATGACATTTTGGTACAAATTAAGCAATTGaccttcttaatttttttaactagaaAATAACTCTTTCAACTCATATGTAAGTACGTATGAATATAATACTTGTCGTCCTTTGCTAATTGCTACTATTAACTTTAGaaaatttttgttgttgtaatttGTAAATGCTAAGGCTATGAACTTTAGAGCTATTTTGTAGATAACATTTTTTACCCAACGTTTTCAAAGTAGATGACATGTGTTTTGGTGCAGATTAAGCAAGGAATCTTCTTAATTAAGACAATAGTCAATAACTCTTTCAGCTCATATGTAAGTACGAATATAATTATTGTGGTCGGACGACGAGAAAACGAACTACTCGATCGATCATGGCCTTGATTGATCTAAAGAAACGGCAACGTTTCGCGGATTTGGGGCCAATACTATAGTTGATGCATTGATGAGTAACCAGCGGAGAGCGTTATCTGATGTGAAGAGGAAGGTGGTAAAGGAACGATGGTGCACATATATCACCGCTGAAGAAAAGGATCATAGAGACATGCGAGACCCGTTTAAAGATGGAACAAATTATTAGTTACTTCATTCATGTCAGATTAAACATAAGAAAGTGAATACATATATGATGATCGGTTGTCTAAATCGTGCAATGATAGCAATAAATCAATTTACCCTTTTAGATGTTATCCACTAATCATAAGGGTCGAATTAGTATTTTGATGAAGTACAATTTCAGTTGAAATAATTGATCATTTGAGTATTAGTTGAAAGGTTCGCAGCTCTCTGGATAAATTAAGTTTGCAAGGTGAATTGGTGATAAGACAATATGGCTATTCGTACGctttattaatttctaaaactTCTGTTTCAGATAAAGAATTAAGTGATATATAGATCTTCTCTTCATTGATGAGGCAAGACTTTGAATAGCTATCTATGGAATTTGAAAAATCAGATATAGAGAAACaggctatatatatattgagatatatcatataaatacagaaatataatACATACTATTCAATAATGTACGTTAACAATTGTTTTTGCATGCAATTGATTGGAAAGTTGAGAAGTAGGTGCAGATAGAGTAATAACAGCCTTTGGTAACAAGAACATTATTATGTACGACCACGCTAAAAGATCTTGTtctatgttttaacttttaaactaTTGAAGTAAATCTTCTTTATCTAAACAAAAAGCAGCTGAGATTTACTATTCCACAACAtgttttcttgttctttttctttctttcaatatTTGCAATCCTTAATAAACACTTCTTCTGTCTTTTGCCACAATACTTAGCAGCAGAACTGGAAGCTCCAGCTTTTCTTGTCTCTTCTTTTCTTAatcatatactattataaatatgagtatatttttttgatgaaatgttaaatttattaatcatcAGAAGAAAGAATAGTTatgtacaaaaataattaaagacattATAGCCTAAGAGTGTGCATGGAACCAGCGCTGCATCAAGCCCCGTAGATGAGGTTTCTCCCAATATTTGACTGACAGTAACCGATTTTTCACAGCTCTCCCAATTACCTCAGCCAATTGGCTAGCCTGTCTTGGCCTCTTATGGTGTTTCTTGTCATTCCTCTCTCTCCAAATCATGTAAATTGTAACTTGGAATACTAGGCGCAGAAGAACATAGGCAAGACGATCAAAGTTGTGTGTAGCAAGAAGATGAAGCGTGGTTTCCCAGTCTGGATCAGGGGGCCGACCCATTAGTGTTCCTACTACCTCTAGCCAAAGCGTGTAAGTGTAGGGGCAGGCGAAGAAAAGGTGATCCCGCGACTCGTTTGGTTCACCGCAGAACAGACATCCTTGAGTGAGGCCCCAAGCACGCATGCGATCCCCCGTAGACAATTTATTCCTTATAGCAAGCCAAGTAATGAATCCAAAACGAGGTACTCCTAAGGAAAACCATATCACTTTGCTCCATGCCGTAGTAGGACTGTGCGTACGTATCTGCTGCCATGTATCAGCAGTAGAGAAAATCTTACGAAACTCGTTTGGTCCTCTCTTCCATAGAGCAATATCAGGACCAGTACGATCATCAACAAGCGTGTGGCTTTCGACTGCTAGAATCATATCGCTCATTTGCCTATCTCGGCATCGACGAAAAACCCAATGACCAGCATTCCACACTTCACACACCAAAGCATTACGCGCTATACCCAGTTTCTGAGTCTCAATCTCACCTgcaacctcaatcaatctaccCAGCGGGTGCCATAGATCTGTCCAAAACCGCGTGGTCTGGCCATTATGAATCTCCAAACGGAAGAACTGCTTTGCAATTGGCCTCAACTGTAGTAATCTTCGCCGGACCCAGGAGCCAAGGCCAGTATCTCTAATATCCCAAAAGGACTCTTGTCTCACTAAGTGTTCTCGCACCCAGTCAGCCCAAATCGTATTACGTTTATCATATTATGCTGAGGACCGGTTCTGTGCACACGAATACACAGCTAAATAGCTAATACGACTAATTTGTTGGTTATACATTAGGGTATACTATTATAATTTCGGGAGTTTCAGTTGAAGATGACTTTGAGTTTGACTCGTGGAATTTATATTGGTtcaatttttcttctttcagaGCTGTCATCCAAGTGGAAGAAAATATGCACTGATGCCACAATGTCTACGAAAATGCTAGGGCAATAATTTACACTACTTATGAGAGATATCCCCggtatattatttgtgaaacattacaacttttttttgtagccacatgtcattactaggatgattcttagaattattagagaaatatgttggtccatctaattatataataagctatttattaaactaaccataaatttattattaatgtcatttattattttcttaaataaagattacggaattgcctaatgtggctaaagtatatatgacaattaatgattttgaataataaagatttgataaaaaaatgtatcttctatcaaatttgtttaattttaaactattaaaataatttaaaaaaaatcacaataaccatattataaaaatttagatttttctgtatatgttatattttgaatttaaaaaaacgactataaattactaaaactgttaaaagtctcacattcaaattttgcgatccatggtttaaaatttttgttatgacaaaatacaaatgattacaaaatcatataaataaaagtctaatttaattaatcattaagatttaaaatatatatgtatatatatcattctaaattaaactataaaccatattgaataattaaatattttaattttaaaatttactttgaataattttttttgataaaagttttgaactaacattgataaaaaattttaaattataaattactaaaattcaatgaaaattttgttatcaataatttaaagtttttgccattaaagatacacatgatcaaaaaaacatatgagtagaaagcatcatttaatagacattaatattaaaaatatactatgtatgttaatatcatttaaatttaattacatatcctatcaaaaaattttttaaaatttttgaattaataaaattgatttatacgttcgcaccaatttaattatatatgtaatagttactgatttttaattgttcaatatatatttattatttaataatatgtaaaaacatataatacataaaataatttatatatatagtgtttatCCCGTGCAAGGAGCGGGTCTTAATCTAGTAGACTTATAGTTGGCAAGCAATAAATTGATTGTATAATGTACGGTTATTGAAGACGCTTCTAAAGCAATAcggtttaaaataatttatgagaTGATATTCAACAATTCGATTAAAGTTGATGGTTAACATATAGTTTATATTGTTTACGAAATGATGCaacattaattataaataaatgacTAAAAGGTGTAACTATTTTGGTATGAAAACTAAAAGGTATGCCCTTAgtgtaattcacaaattacaaatctaagcataatatcattttgtcaCACACGAAAActaacaaaaccacaaaaaatgtgttttcccgcaaaaatctaaaaactattttttcacgAAATCGTAAAATctcattttctcgccaaaaccgaaaatcttgtttttcctcgaaaaccgcaaaaacgtattttcctgcaaaaaccgcaaaaacgtattttcctgccaaaactgcaaaaaagtgcttttccgccaaaaccaaaaaaaaatattttcctgttaaaaccgaaaaatgcgtttcccgctaaaaccaaaaaaatcttgttttcccgccaaaaccacaaaaaactcgttaattttgaaataattattatgtaaatatattagactgaataataaatgtaatatagttaaaattaatatcaaatatattattaaataaacacaagggtattttgataatttgtttactaaactcatttggatggaaataaaaataaagaaacaaacataagattcatttagatgattcatctagatgaactatctggatggacaaacaaacagtcacaaaaatctgaatggatcatcTGAATAGATAATACAAATGAATCATCGGGATGGAGATGACAAATAGTGAAACAAACAGCCCCTAACTTTATTCATAATACTCAAAACCACATCAGACTGTTTTATATACAAAGTTCTTGAACTTCAACTAGTTAGAATATTAAAACAAAGTTCTTGAACTTCAACTAGTTAGGATATTAAAAtagtaaacatttttttgatcatttgtattagatatattataatatttaaacatttttatttataatatttaaacattaatatgcaTTTCTACATTATTTTGTATTACATTATAAAACTGCATTTTTCTGTTTTACAGACTTTAACCTCTAAATACGTCTGTCTATGTACTCACGGATGAATTTTGACCATGTTTGGCCTATGCCTATCAGGTATAAATTCAAAGAAGGACATGTTCATATTCTTTATTTGTTCATATACCCATTCGTTAGTTATTAACTGTTTAAGAACAGTAAGTTTTACAAAACATGTAGGCTTTGACTATAAAGCACTCATTGCGCAACACAAAATGGTggaaaaattattagaaaatattataccTTAGGACAGTTTTAAGTTTATTATTACACTATGTGACGTTTCTACGATTAAAGtagttttatttaacaaaatttaactaaattatttaaccAACCTAACTAAATAAGCTTTCACTCAACTGTATACTCTAACtaagttatatatatgtttttctattGACAAAATTTCATCACAACctttcattttatagataatCTAAGGATCAAACAAATCATAGATGAAATGGGcccttctatttttttttcgtcttcttcctcctaaactttctatttttgctaaatttaaatttgattattcaGATTATTATTTCAAAAGAACTTGCATGTAATTATAATCTATGTTTCTCAATTTATCTTTTAAGATATGTCAAGCTACAGTTCCGATGATAGTGTAATAGTGACACATACAATAACAACATCAACGGCAGAGACGTTATCGATTTTGGCATATCGACGACGGAGACATAGATGACGGTGGAGACGTAGACGACGGCAAAGACGATGCATAAGACCCATCATCCACCATGGATCAGACTATTAAAATCAATAATTTCATCCACCAAGACCACTGCTGCGCCTTCACATGTTAAGGTTTCTTCACCACAACCATGTCCCAGCTCCTCCTTAATCGTCAGGATTTATCTTCGTTGTGACATTTATTCATCTCCGACGCGCTTCCAGCTATCACGAAATCTCGAGAGCAAACATGGTTCATGTCCGCATGTTCACATACTTAATGTACATCCACCCACGTTAAAAACATCTGCAACACTATGTCCCCATATGTACGCTTTATGGACATGTACATATTTACAAGCATTACAAAACATCTAAACGTGTAGCACCATCTACACGTACAGAGGTGAATGCCAATCAATATTGATTACTTTTTTTAAGATATCGCAACGTGTACAATGGTATTTAACATGTCCACATGGACTCCTTTTATCAATATACTATGTACACATCACATTATACATTGTCTACCGTGTCCACATCACCGTGTCCACATAAAGTAATGTCCACATTAAACACAACACGTTAAAAACATGAAACATCTGCAATTTAAACTTTATGTCCCATGTACAATGGTTTCACCTTGTCCATATGTACGCTTTCTGGACTTGTACATATTTACAAGTATTACAAAACATCTAAAAGTTTAGCACCATCTACACACCTTGTCCATCGTTGTTTCCTGTCCACATGTCCATATACTACTTGTACATTCACCTCGTTCTTTTGGGAAAATTGCCACGAACAGACTTTGTTGTCTAAGGAAATTGTGTACACAACACTTCTCAATTTCCTAATATTCATTACGGGATCCTGTCGCGGTTATCCACTCGTTCTTTTAATTAAACTAAACGCGTACATCGGTTTCTTCCATGCACACATTTTCTTGTCAGCGTTGTTTGATGTCCACATGTACACATATTTAATGTACATTCCCCCCACCAAAAACCTACCACAAATTTAGCACCATGTACAAATGGTTGTTCCCATGTTGTCCATATGGACACTGAATATGTACATGTACATATTTACTAATATTACACAACATCGTTGTTTACTGTCCACATGTACACATATGTAATGTACATCCCACCCGTAAAACACAACTACAAGTTTAGCACCATGTACATATGTATGAGGTTTCCATGTTGTCCATATGGACACTTACCAAGTACATGTACAAATTTACCAATATTACACCACATCTAAAGATTACTCACTATATACACTTGTACAAAAGTTTTTGCTTTGTGCATATGTACACTATTTAGGCATGTCCAAACTTACCAATATCAGAACACAGCTTGAACGAGAGCTTCGTGGTGTTCTCTGGAGTTTTTTTGTGTGGACTTTTTTAAccgatttttaatttttttatcgatatagttttggtttgcagttataattaaactaaaatagttaaagtaaTGAACTTTACAGTGAATTAAGTTAGGAAAAGTGTGCAAGGGTAAGAAGTGAACTATGTTGTAATAAAATAAGTCAAAAAGTGACTTATAGTgtaaatatttctataaataaatgttaaataCACAAACACCTTTAGATGTGTTTACAAATTACTAATATAATAGTGTACATACACATCATTATCCATGTGTACGACCCATGAATGTgtacatattttgtttattttcaaagtttttaatCAGTGGCATTTTAGTAAATatgtcttcatcttctccagaATTTTAGGGTTTTCTGCAAAACTTTTACGGCCGCCATTGATTTCTTTAACATAATCTTTCATTCTTTTACGTTTTAACTATATGTTACACTTCAAGATCGTagttttatcatttataaaatatttttcaaattcagatttcaaaaatagtgagttttttgTCAAGGGAAATGAGTTAAAGAGCACAAGGGGAGATGAATTGAAGAGCAAAAGGGCTCTTGCGGTATATATTATAACGGGTTCTGTAGTGTTTGAGATCTTTGtgtcttctttttcttgtttggaaagattaaaagaataaaatttatttttggctagaaagaaaaaaaaaacaatgataaaagaagaagataaggaAAGAGAAACTGATGGGTCCCACTAGCTGAAAACCCCACTTTCTGGTTCTGTTTTAGTTGAGATAAAATACCTCAGTAGTTGAAACTGTCTTTGAGTGTAATAAAAGCTCAGAAACTGCCTTTAAATGTAAATCACTCAAATTATTACTCCAAAGTTCAGCCCAAAGTTCATCAATCAGATGAAATATCAGCTTTGACATTTACTCCATTTACTCCT
The window above is part of the Brassica napus cultivar Da-Ae chromosome C8, Da-Ae, whole genome shotgun sequence genome. Proteins encoded here:
- the LOC125592010 gene encoding uncharacterized protein LOC125592010, with the protein product MWTGNNDGQVRQESFWDIRDTGLGSWVRRRLLQLRPIAKQFFRLEIHNGQTTRFWTDLWHPLGRLIEVAGEIETQKLGIARNALVCEVWNAGHWVFRRCRDRQMSDMILAVESHTLVDDRTGPDIALWKRGPNEFRKIFSTADTWQQIRTHSPTTAWSKVIWFSLGVPRFGFITWLAIRNKLSTGDRMRAWGLTQGCLFCGEPNESRDHLFFACPYTYTLWLEVVGTLMGRPPDPDWETTLHLLATHNFDRLAYVLLRLVFQVTIYMIWRERNDKKHHKRPRQASQLAEVIGRAVKNRLLSVKYWEKPHLRGLMQRWFHAHS